Proteins encoded together in one Impatiens glandulifera chromosome 1, dImpGla2.1, whole genome shotgun sequence window:
- the LOC124926187 gene encoding uncharacterized protein LOC124926187 — MNTPPPLPKKVILVTRRNRRPKHDPDFTDPNLKQPKLKDPITVNPLLKYDDQLLHQLQTWLKDPTTDNTKIELHTTLGDKALFRRLLKRLTWLNDDEIDAGCFILRRRSWLYPKTYKKNFFIRDCWLHTRFTADYPEFKKSRIEFDIENFFEYFLGNENNFMNSWKEYDHIYIPLNIKDVHWILCVVRLQQWRVDVYDCDPGCYANFDEFVLLMCEMIPVIFDKALPLEDKQRFPLLNPDSVLQYTRLPESEVPKATKSGDNGVFVLMYIEYLTANLNLAEVTSNEMKAWREKWAVRLFHGLVDP; from the exons atgaatactcctcctcctcttcctaagAAAGTCATATTGGTCACGAGAAGGAATAGGAGGCCGAAGCATGATCCAGATTTCACCGACCCTAATCTGAAACAACCCAAGTTAAAAGATCCTATCACCGTCAATCCACTTCTAAAATATGACgatcaacttcttcatcaattgcaaacatggcttaaagatccaACAACTGACAACACAAAAATTGAGCTCCATACTACGTTAGGTGATAAAGCATTATTTCGCCGATTGCTAAAAAGGTTAACCTGGCTGAATGATGAT GAAATCGATGCAGGCTGCTTCATTCTGAGAAGAAGATCTTGGCTATATCCAAAGACATATAAGAAGAACTTCTTTATTAGAGATTGTTGGCTCCACACCAGGTTCACTGCTGATTACCCTGAATTTAAGAAAAGTCGTATTGAGTTTGACATTGAAAACTTTTTCGAATACTTCTTGGGCAATGAAAACAACTTTATGAATAGTTGGAAAGAATacgatcatatatatattcctttgaaCATCAAAGATGTCCACTGGATACTTTGTGTTGTCCGTCTACAGCAATGGCGCGTAGACGTATATGACTGCGATCCTGGATGTTATGCTAATTTTGATGAGTTTGTGCTACTGATGTGCGAAATGATTCCGGTTATATTTGACAAGGCATTACCTCTTGAAGATAAACAAAGATTTCCTCTGCTCAACCCTGATTCCGTTTTGCAATACACAAGACTTCCAGAGTCAGAAGTTCCCAAAGCAACTAAGAGTGGAGATAATGGTGTCTTTGTACTAATGTATATTGAGTACTTGACTGCAAACCTGAATCTAGCAGAAGTGACCTCAAATGAGATGAAAGCTtggagagaaaagtgggcagtgaGGTTATTTCATGGACTTGTAGATCCATAg